A genomic segment from Triticum dicoccoides isolate Atlit2015 ecotype Zavitan chromosome 1A, WEW_v2.0, whole genome shotgun sequence encodes:
- the LOC119284915 gene encoding probable sugar phosphate/phosphate translocator At2g25520: MAGGGGAGGLSESVMRKVLLSYCYVAVWIFLSFAVIVYNKYILDPKMYNWPFPISLTMVHMSFCSSLAVGLVRVLRVVEPPSSPPMTPQLYTSSVVPIGALYAMSLWFSNSAYIYLSVSFIQMLKALMPVAVYSIGVLFKKETFRSSSMLNMLSISFGVAIAAYGEARFDLRGVALQLAAVAFEATRLVLIQILLTSKGISLNPITSLYYVAPCCLCFLLVPWIFVELPRLRAVGTFQPDFFIFGTNSLCAFALNLAVFLLVGKTSALTMNVAGVVKDWLLIAFSWSVIRDTVTPINLFGYGIAFLGVGYYNHIKLQALKAKEAQKKSAQADEEAGSLLQERDSHSDRKSENQA, from the coding sequence aTGGCCGGCGGCGGGGGCGCCGGCGGCTTGTCGGAGTCGGTGATGCGGAAGGTGCTGCTGTCCTACTGCTACGTGGCGGTGTGGATCTTCCTCTCCTTCGCCGTCATCGTCTACAACAAGTACATCCTCGACCCCAAGATGTACAACTGGCCCTTCCCCATCTCGCTCACCATGGTGCACATGAGCTTCTGCTCCTCGCTCGCCGTGGGGCTCGTCCGCGTCCTGCGGGTCGTCGAGCCGCCCTCCTCCCCGCCCATGACGCCGCAGCTCTACACCTCCTCCGTCGTGCCCATCGGCGCGCTCTACGCCATGTCGCTCTGGTTCTCCAACTCGGCCTACATCTACCTCTCCGTCTCCTTCATCCAGATGCTCAAGGCGCTCATGCCCGTCGCCGTCTACTCCATCGGCGTCCTCTTCAAGAAGGAGACCTTCCGCTCCTCCTCCATGCTCAACATGCTCTCCATCTCCTTCGGCGTCGCCATCGCCGCCTACGGCGAGGCCAGGTTCGACCTCCGCGGCGTCGCGCTCCAGCTCGCCGCCGTCGCCTTCGAGGCCACCCGCCTCGTGCTCATCCAGATCCTGCTCACCTCCAAGGGCATCTCGCTCAACCCCATCACCTCGCTCTACTACGTCGCGCCCTGCTGCCTCTGCTTCCTGCTCGTGCCCTGGATCTTCGTCGAGCTGCCCAGGCTGCGCGCCGTCGGCACCTTCCAGCCCGACTTCTTCATCTTCGGCACAAACTCGCTCTGCGCCTTTGCGCTCAACCTTGCGGTCTTCCTGCTCGTTGGCAAGACCTCCGCGCTCACCATGAATGTCGCGGGAGTGGTCAAGGACTGGCTCTTGATTGCCTTCTCCTGGTCCGTGATCCGGGACACGGTCACCCCCATCAACCTCTTCGGCTACGGCATCGCCTTCTTGGGTGTTGGCTACTACAACCATATCAAGCTGCAGGCGCTCAAGGCAAAGGAGGCGCAGAAGAAGTCCGCGCAGGCCGATGAGGAGGCTGGCTCCCTGTTGCAGGAGCGCGATAGCCACAGTGATCGCAAGAGCGAGAACCAGGCATAG